The Oryzias latipes chromosome 4, ASM223467v1 genome includes a window with the following:
- the polr2h gene encoding DNA-directed RNA polymerases I, II, and III subunit RPABC3, producing MAGILFEDIFDVKDIDPDGKKFDRVSRLHCESESFKMDLILDVNTQIYPVDLGDKFRLVIASTLYEDGTPDDGEYNPQDDRPSRAAQFDYVMYGKVYKIEGDETSTEAATRLSAYVSYGGLLMRLQGDANNLHGFEVDSRVYLLMKKLAF from the exons ATGGCTGGGATTTTGTTTGAAGATATTTTTGATGTGAAAGACATTGATCCAGATGGCAAGAAATTTGACAGAG TGTCTCGTCTGCATTGTGAAAGTGAATCTTTCAAGATGGACCtgatcttggatgtaaatactCAGATTTATCCTGTTGATCTTG GGGACAAGTTCAGACTGGTGATTGCCAGTACATTATATGAAGATGGAACGCCAGATGATGGAGAGTACAATCCCCAGGATGATCGACCATCTAG GGCAGCTCAGTTTGACTATGTAATGTATGGAAAGGTCTACAAGATAGAAGGCGATGAGACCTCAACAGAAGCAGCCACGCGTCT CTCAGCCTATGTGTCTTATGGAGGCCTTCTCATGAGGCTGCAGGGAGATGCCAACAATCTACACGGCTTTGAGGTAGACTCCAGAGTCTATCTCCTCATGAAGAAGCTGGCCTTTTAA